The Paenibacillus antri genomic sequence TCCGTTCGAAAATGAGCGGCATGTCTGTCATCCCAAGATCGCCTCCAATGCCGACGCGAATGCGTCGATCTCTTCTTTCGTTCGCTGTTCCGTCACGGCGACGAGCATGCAGCCGCCGAGCGCAGGATCGTCGCGGCCGAGATCGTACCCGCCGAGGAAGCCTTCCGCTAGCAGCCGTTCGTTCGCTTCGCGCACGGTCGGCCCGCCGTCCGGCAGTCGAATGACGAACTCGTTGAAGAACGGGGCGGAGAAGGGGAGCGTCACCCCGGGGACGGATGCCAGCCGCGAGGCCGCATAATGCGCCTTCCGGACGTTGAGCTCGGCCACGTCGCGCATGCCTTGCTTTCCCATGACCGACAAATACACGGAAGCGCACAGCGCGAGCAGCGCTTGGTTGGAGCAAATGTTCGACGTCGCCTTCTCGCGCCGGATATGCTGCTCGCGCGCCTGCAGCGTCAGCACGAAGCCGCGCTTGCCGTCTTTGTCGACCGTCCGCCCGACGATGCGGCCTGGAATGCGGCGCATCAGCGCGTCGGAGACGGCGAAGAAGCCGCACGTCGGTCCGCCGAGCGACGGCGCGATGCCGAGCGGCTGCGCGTCGCCGACGACGATGTCCGCGCCGAGCTTGCCCGGCGGCTGCAACGCGCCGAGCGACAGCGGATTGGCGCTTACGACGAGCAGCGCGCCCGCGCCGTGCGCGGCGGCGGCGAACGCCGCCGCGTCCTCGATGCCCCCATAGAAGTTGGGGGACTGGATCATCGCGGCGGCGGGTTCGCCGCCGCCGTCGGCCCGCAGCGCCGCGGCCAAGGCGGCCGCGTCCGTCACGCCGTTCGCGTCGACGGGGACGGTCGTAAGCTCGAGCCCGAGGCCGCGCGCCGTCGTCGCCAGCACCTGCCTCGCCTCGGGATGGACCGCCGCGGACACGACGAGGCGCTTCCGCTTCGCGGCGCCCGCCGCGAGCGCCCCCGCCTCGGCGAAGGCGGTCGCGCCGTCGTACATGCTCGCGTTGGCGACGGGGAGGCCGGTCAGCTCGCAGATGTACGACTGGAATTCGAAGATGGCCTGCAGCTCGCCCTGGGAAATCTCCGGCTGATACGGCGTATAGGCCGTATAAAACTCCGACCTCGATACGATGTGGTCGATGACGACGGGGAGGTGGTGGTCGTACACGCCGGCGCCGAGAAAGCTGACGTAAGTTTCCAAATCCGCGTTGCGCGCGGCGAGCGATTTCATATGCCGCAGCAGCGCCCCTTCGCCCAGCGCCTCCGAGACGTCGAGCCGTCCCCGAAAGCGGACCGACGCCGGGATGTCCGCGAACAGCGCTTCGATCGAGTCGACCCCGATCGCTTCGAGCATCGCCCGTTCGTCGTTCGCCGTCGCCGGCAAATATCGATGATTCCGCATCTGCATCGAGCTCCTCTCTATCCTGGCTTACGTGCGCGATCCGCCCGCCGATAAAACGGCGTCGGGACGACTTTCGCCTTCAACCGCTTCCCCCTCACGTCGACGTACAGCTCCGTTCCCTCCGCGGCGTACGCAGCGTCCACGAGCGCGAGACCCAGGTTGCGACGCAGCGTAGGCGACTGCGTGCCGGTCGTCACCTCGCCGACCCGCGCGCCGTCCGCGGCGAACACCGCGTAATGCGTCCGCGGAATGCCGCGATCGATCATCTCGAGCCCTGCCAAGCGCCGAGTCGGGCCCGACGCCTTCTGCGCGGCGAGCGCCTCCCGGCCGATGAAGTCGCCCTTCTCCAGCTTCACGAATGCGCCGAGTCCGGCTTCGAGCGGCGTGATCGAGGGCGACAGCTCCTGGCCGTACAGCGGCAGCCGCGCCTCGAAGCGCAGCGTATCGCGCGCCCCGAGACCGACCGGCGCAAGTCCGTAAGGGGCGCCGGCGCTGAGCAGCGCGCGCCAGACGTCCGGCGCGCGCGAGGCGTCGACGTACAGCTCGAAGCCGTCCTCGCCGGTGTATCCGGTGCGCGAGACGAGCGCCGGGACGCCGCCGACGCGCACGCCCTCCGCGAAGCGGAACGGACGCAGCGCGGCCGGGTCGAACCCGACGGCGCCGTCGTCTCCGCAAGAGGCGTCGCGCACGACGTCGACGGCCGCGGGGCCTTGCACCGCGAGCAGCGCCGTCTCCGCGGAGACGTCTCGGATCTCGACGTCGCCTGAAGCGTGCCGCCGCATCCACGCCAAATCCGTCTCGACGTTCGACGCGTTCACGACGAGCAGGAAGCGATCGTCGCCGAGCCGATAGACGAGCAGGTCGTCGACCGTGCCGCCGTTCGGGTAACACATCGGCGTATACATCGCTGCGCTTACGGGAAGCTTCGCGACGTCGTTCGTGACGAGCCGCTGCAGGAACTTAGGCGCGCCGGAACCCGACACCGACAATTCGCCCATGTGCGAGACGTCGAATAAGCCCGCCCGTTGCCGCACCGCTTCATGCTCCTTCAGAATGCCTTCGAATTGCACCGGCAGCTCCCAGCCGCCGAAATCGATCGTCTTCGCGCCGAGCGGCGCATAGAGCGGATAGAGGGGCGTGCGCTTCAACGGTTCCGCCATATCGGACAACACCTCCGCTTCGATTGGGAAAATAGAAAAGGGACACGGCTAAAGCGCGTATTGAATACGATCTCAATACATTCCTTAGCTCTGTCCCTTGTACCTGAGAGTTGCCTCGCCGGCCTTAGGCAGGACCGCGCAAGTTTCCCCTTGGGTGATTCGGCTCGCGCCGCGAGGAGATCCCGCAGCCGCCGCCGAATGCTCTCCAGAGTCGCGTCCGGCACAGGTCCTTTTGCCTGAGAGATTCCCCCGGATCCGGGGTTACTCCTTCGGCGTCTCCGCCCGCCCGCGCCTAGCGCGACGGAGTGCGTCGATCTCTCCCTGTACCCTCATTCGCTGCTATGCTGTTGCGCATCGAACCGATCGGCGATCCGCGAGCTTGCGTCGCCGCGCGAGCGACTCTACACTAAGTATATCCACGAACGCCCAGGAAGGTGACCGACAAAATGCGCGAAGAAGGACGACTGCAACCGATTCCGGACCATCTCGCGCCGGGGCTCGACGTCTTGTTCGTCGGCTACAATCCCAGCATCCGCTCGAGCCGAACGGGCCATCATTACGCCAACCCGAGCAATCGATTTTGGAAAATGATCCACGGCGCCGGCCTCACGCCGAGACGGTACGCCTCCCACGAAGGGGAGGCGATGCTGGAGCTCGGCTACGGCTTCACGAACATCGTGCCGCGCCCTACGCGGACGGCGGAGGAGATTACGAAAGAAGAATATGCGGCAGGGCGGAAGGAGTTGCTTACAAAATTGAAGTTGTACCGCCCCAGGGCCGCTTGTTTCGTGGGCAAAGGCGTGTATGAGCAGTTTTCCGGACGGAAGACGTCGGGGTGGGGCTTTCAGCCGGAAGCCTCGGAACAGGTGCCGGGGGTGCGCGAGTTCGTCGGGCCGTCGTCGAGCGGTCTCGTGCGGATGAAGCTCGAGGAGATGATCGACGTCTACGCGGAGCTCGCCCGCTGGAGGCGGGAAGAGCTCGGCCGCCGTTCGTAAGGAACGGGACCGAGCTCTCCGTTTTCCGAAGTTATAACAAGAAAAATCCGATCCCCATGATCAGGTAGGCGCCTAGCAGCGTCAACCCTTCGAACCAGTTCGTGTCGCCGTCGTTCGTAATCGCGATCGTCAGCAGCACGGCGGTCGCCATCGCGATGAGTTCCGGCAAGGAGAAGACGAGCGGCATCGGCGTTTCGAAAAACAACGACACGAATACGAGTACCGGCGCGACGAACATCGCGATTTGCAAGGTCGAGCCGACGGCGATTTCCACGGCGATGTTCATCTTGTTCTTGAACGCGAAGATGATCGCGGACGCGTGCTCGGCGGCGTTGCCGACGATCGCGACGATGATGACCCCGATGAACAACTCGCTCCATCCGAATCGGTGCGCCACGCTCTCGAACGTATGGACAAGATTTTCCGAGACGTACGCGACGGCGACCGTCGCGAGACCGAGGACGAGCATGGCGACGCCTTTGCTCCATTCCGGCTTTTCGTCGTGGTGGCCTTCGTCTTCGCCCTCCACCGCATATACGCCTCGGTGCGTGACGAGCTTGAAGAACAAGGCGGCCAGGTACAACACGATCAATACCGCGGACACGCCGATGCTGAGGTTCATCGTCTCCCGCTCCGGCATGTTCATCGAGAACACCTCCGGGATGACGAACGCGACGATGACGGCGAACATGAGCAAGCCGGAATTGTGACGCGCGTCGTAGACGCTGAATTCCTGCCGCTTGAACTTCAGGCCGCCGACGAAAAACGACAGCCCCGCCACGAGCAGCAGGTTGCCGAGCACGGAACCCGTCAGCGAGGCGAGCACGACGCCGACGAGTCCGGCCTTAAGGGCGAAGATCGAGATGATCAGTTCGACCGCGTTGCCGAACGTCGCGTTGAGGAGTCCGCCGATGCGAGGGCCGGAGACGATCGCGAGGCTTTCCGTCGCCCGTCCCATGTAGGATGCGAGCGCGATGATGGTGACGCAATAGATGACGAACAGCATCGTCGGCTCCCAATGAAGCAGGCTGCCGACGATCGATAACGGAAGTCCGGCGGCCAGTAAAATGAAAAACAAACGATTGCCCATCGTAGGCGAAACCCCTCTCCCGAAGTAAAGTCAGACTATATTATAATGGTTTCGCCACATCTATGGAATAATATAACGTTCAAGAAGAAAACAGGTTTTTCGCATGGGGGGAACATACGTCATGAGTTTGCCGGAAGAGGAACTGCGGCGCGAGGAACGAAGGCTCGAGACCGTTCTGGAGCGGGTGGAACGGGAGATCGAAGAGTCGAGGGTAACGGCCGGCGGCCGCAAGGAGCAGCTTGTCGGCGGCAAGCGCGAGCTGTGGGAGGACCTCGTTTACGATACGGACGATTGGTTCGAAGCGGCGGTGCAGCTCACCCAACAAGCCCAGGAACTGTCCCAGCACGCGACGAGCTACCGGCTCGCGCAAGGCCGGTCCGAACACCTGCAGCGGCTGCTCTCGAATCCGTATTTCGCCCGGTTCGACTTCCGCGAGACGGGGAGCGAAACGGACGAGCCGATCTACCTCGGCACGATGTCGATCGCCGACGAGGAGACGCACGAGGTCATCGTGTACGATTGGCGCGCGCCGGTCGCGGGCATGTACTACGATTACGGGCCGGGACCGGCGTCGTACGACGCGCCGGACGGCAAGGTGACCGGCGAGATGACGCTGAAGCGTCAGTTCGTCATCCGCGGCGGCAAGCTGCTCGCCGCGTTCGACACCGGCGTCACGATCGGCGACGAGATGCTGCAGCGGATGCTGGGGCAAGGGGCGGACGACAAGATGAAGTCGATCGTCACGACGATCCAGCGCGAGCAAAATCGAATCATTCGGGAGACGGACCATCGCTTCGTGTTCGTACAAGGCGCAGCCGGCAGCGGGAAGACGTCGGCCGCGCTGCAGCGGGTCGCTTACCTTCTATATAAGTACCGGAACTACTGGGAGCCGGAGCAGGTCGTGTTGTTTTCGCCGAACGACGTGTTTAACGATTACGTTTCTAACGTCCTGCCCGAGCTCGGAGAAGACGCGATTCCGCAGACGACGTTCTACGATTACGTCTGGCGCCGGCTTCGTCACGTCGGCGACGTGGAGCATCCGTACGATCAGCTGGAGTACTTGTTGTCATCGCCGGAGGCGAGCGATCCGCGCCGGGAGGGCATCCGCGTCAAAGCGTCACTCGCGTTCGCGGAGCGGATCGACGCGTACGCGAAGACGCTGGCGGAGCGGGGCGTCGTCTTCCGTTCGTTGACGCGGAAGGACAAGACCGTGTTCGACGCCGCCGAGCTCGAAGCGATGTTCTACGTCGAGTTCGCGAAGCAGCGGCCGCCGCACCGGCTGGAATCGATGAAGGAACGGCTGCTCGAGCGGCTGAAGGAGCTGGAGCGCAAGCGCGCGGTCGCCTTGTATCGCAAGTGGTTGAAGGAGCCGAACTATCTCGGCACGGAGCAGGAGCTGAAGCGCCTCGGCCTCGCCAAGGCGAAGAAGGCGTACGCGCCGCTCCGCGAGCAAGTCGCGGCGTACGCGTTCCTCGACGTCGTCGGCACGTATCGGCGCCTGCTCGCGGACATCGACGCCGGCGGCGCCTCGTTCCCCGTCCGTGCGGCGGAATGGGGCGCGATCGTCCGGGATACGAACGATCGGCTGGACGCGTCCGCCGCCTTGCCGTACGAGGACGCCGTGCCGATGCTGTATTTGCTCGAAGCGCTGCACGGCGCCTCCCGCATGAATCGGGTGCGGCACGTCGTCGTGGACGAAGCGCAAGATTATACGCCGCTGCAGTGGGCGTATTTGCGAAGGCTGTTCCCGAACGCGGGGGTGACGGCCGTCGGCGACGCGAATCAAGCGATCCACGGCGTGGAGCTCGAGGGCGGCCATATGGCGTCGGCCAAGGCGTTCCCGGCGGAGGAAACCGTGGAGATTCGGTTGAAGAAGAGCTATCGGTCTACGCGGCAGATCGTCGCGTTCGCTTCGGCGATGCTCCCGGACGCCGCGGAGAACGAGCCGTTCGAACGCGACGGTCCGCCGCCGGACGTGACGGTCGTTCCCGAAGCGGCGGGGGAGTCGGACTTCGGGCGTCTCGCGGCCGAACGGATTCGGAAGCTGCTGGCCGAAGGGAGCGGCTCGATCGCCGTCGTGGCGAAGACGGCCAAGGCCGCCGAGGATGCGTATCGGCAGCTCGCCGCGCAAGGCGTCTCGGCGTCCCGTCTGACGAAGGAGACGAAGACGTTCCCGTCCGGGATCGTCGTGCTGCCGTCGTACCTCGCCAAGGGGCTCGAGTTCGACGCGGTCGTCGTGTGGGACGCCGGGGCGGGCGCGTACGCCAGGGAGAGCGAGCGGAAGCTGCTGTACACGGTATGCACTCGGGCGCTGCATCGGCTCGTCGTCCTCGCTAAAGGCGAACCTTCGCCGTTCCTCCGCGACGTGCCGGAGCGATTGTACGCGAGTTCAAGATAAGTTCACGATTTCGACACACTCCCTGACGCTTCGACAATTTATAATGGATTGTAAAGAAGCCTTAACAAACGGGGAGGGCGTCGCGGTGAGCTTGGCGGAACCGACGGTGGTGGATGTGGCGATTGAAGAAGCGGCGATCGAGGAACGGGCGATGCTGAAGCAGGACGTACATACTCGGCTCGTTCAATTGAGAAAGCTGACCGAGCTGGGCGTGACCGGCGGGCTTTCCGATTCGCTCGACGACGTGAACCGGAAGATCGAACGATACAACGAACTCGTCCCGGACAGCCAACGTCGACAGATCGTCTCGTGCGAGACGTTCGTCGCTCAGATCGATTCGTGGGAATAGCTTCCTTCTATGGAGCCGACTCTTGTTTTGTGATACACTCGACAAAACATGAGGCGGCTTTTTTTTCATGCCGCTTTCCGGCGAGGAGGGGTCCGGCGATGGATCGCGATTTCATGCAAATCAAGTCGCTCGAAGGCGAGTTAAAACTGTCGCATAAGAAAAGAGACTTCGGAATCACCGTCTCCACGAAGGAATTGGTG encodes the following:
- the gcvPA gene encoding aminomethyl-transferring glycine dehydrogenase subunit GcvPA, with translation MRNHRYLPATANDERAMLEAIGVDSIEALFADIPASVRFRGRLDVSEALGEGALLRHMKSLAARNADLETYVSFLGAGVYDHHLPVVIDHIVSRSEFYTAYTPYQPEISQGELQAIFEFQSYICELTGLPVANASMYDGATAFAEAGALAAGAAKRKRLVVSAAVHPEARQVLATTARGLGLELTTVPVDANGVTDAAALAAALRADGGGEPAAAMIQSPNFYGGIEDAAAFAAAAHGAGALLVVSANPLSLGALQPPGKLGADIVVGDAQPLGIAPSLGGPTCGFFAVSDALMRRIPGRIVGRTVDKDGKRGFVLTLQAREQHIRREKATSNICSNQALLALCASVYLSVMGKQGMRDVAELNVRKAHYAASRLASVPGVTLPFSAPFFNEFVIRLPDGGPTVREANERLLAEGFLGGYDLGRDDPALGGCMLVAVTEQRTKEEIDAFASALEAILG
- the gcvT gene encoding glycine cleavage system aminomethyltransferase GcvT, whose amino-acid sequence is MAEPLKRTPLYPLYAPLGAKTIDFGGWELPVQFEGILKEHEAVRQRAGLFDVSHMGELSVSGSGAPKFLQRLVTNDVAKLPVSAAMYTPMCYPNGGTVDDLLVYRLGDDRFLLVVNASNVETDLAWMRRHASGDVEIRDVSAETALLAVQGPAAVDVVRDASCGDDGAVGFDPAALRPFRFAEGVRVGGVPALVSRTGYTGEDGFELYVDASRAPDVWRALLSAGAPYGLAPVGLGARDTLRFEARLPLYGQELSPSITPLEAGLGAFVKLEKGDFIGREALAAQKASGPTRRLAGLEMIDRGIPRTHYAVFAADGARVGEVTTGTQSPTLRRNLGLALVDAAYAAEGTELYVDVRGKRLKAKVVPTPFYRRADRARKPG
- a CDS encoding mismatch-specific DNA-glycosylase encodes the protein MQPIPDHLAPGLDVLFVGYNPSIRSSRTGHHYANPSNRFWKMIHGAGLTPRRYASHEGEAMLELGYGFTNIVPRPTRTAEEITKEEYAAGRKELLTKLKLYRPRAACFVGKGVYEQFSGRKTSGWGFQPEASEQVPGVREFVGPSSSGLVRMKLEEMIDVYAELARWRREELGRRS
- the cax gene encoding calcium/proton exchanger; protein product: MGNRLFFILLAAGLPLSIVGSLLHWEPTMLFVIYCVTIIALASYMGRATESLAIVSGPRIGGLLNATFGNAVELIISIFALKAGLVGVVLASLTGSVLGNLLLVAGLSFFVGGLKFKRQEFSVYDARHNSGLLMFAVIVAFVIPEVFSMNMPERETMNLSIGVSAVLIVLYLAALFFKLVTHRGVYAVEGEDEGHHDEKPEWSKGVAMLVLGLATVAVAYVSENLVHTFESVAHRFGWSELFIGVIIVAIVGNAAEHASAIIFAFKNKMNIAVEIAVGSTLQIAMFVAPVLVFVSLFFETPMPLVFSLPELIAMATAVLLTIAITNDGDTNWFEGLTLLGAYLIMGIGFFLL
- the helD gene encoding RNA polymerase recycling motor HelD; protein product: MSLPEEELRREERRLETVLERVEREIEESRVTAGGRKEQLVGGKRELWEDLVYDTDDWFEAAVQLTQQAQELSQHATSYRLAQGRSEHLQRLLSNPYFARFDFRETGSETDEPIYLGTMSIADEETHEVIVYDWRAPVAGMYYDYGPGPASYDAPDGKVTGEMTLKRQFVIRGGKLLAAFDTGVTIGDEMLQRMLGQGADDKMKSIVTTIQREQNRIIRETDHRFVFVQGAAGSGKTSAALQRVAYLLYKYRNYWEPEQVVLFSPNDVFNDYVSNVLPELGEDAIPQTTFYDYVWRRLRHVGDVEHPYDQLEYLLSSPEASDPRREGIRVKASLAFAERIDAYAKTLAERGVVFRSLTRKDKTVFDAAELEAMFYVEFAKQRPPHRLESMKERLLERLKELERKRAVALYRKWLKEPNYLGTEQELKRLGLAKAKKAYAPLREQVAAYAFLDVVGTYRRLLADIDAGGASFPVRAAEWGAIVRDTNDRLDASAALPYEDAVPMLYLLEALHGASRMNRVRHVVVDEAQDYTPLQWAYLRRLFPNAGVTAVGDANQAIHGVELEGGHMASAKAFPAEETVEIRLKKSYRSTRQIVAFASAMLPDAAENEPFERDGPPPDVTVVPEAAGESDFGRLAAERIRKLLAEGSGSIAVVAKTAKAAEDAYRQLAAQGVSASRLTKETKTFPSGIVVLPSYLAKGLEFDAVVVWDAGAGAYARESERKLLYTVCTRALHRLVVLAKGEPSPFLRDVPERLYASSR